The proteins below are encoded in one region of Phycicoccus sp. M110.8:
- a CDS encoding MFS transporter codes for MYLSERPRTEAGRRAPAPDHEGEQRRDRRRGVGGTVVLLGLVSLLTDISSESVSAVLPLYLTAVLGLSPLAYGFVDGLYQGVSALVRILGGWLSDRADRPKWVAFAGYGLSAATKVFLLLAQGLGAVTTVITLDRLGKGLRTAPRDAIIAASAPQHALGRAFGVHRALDTTGAAIGPLLAFSILWFVPGDYRGVFLASLAAAVLGLALLGLMVPDLRPRRRAAAAPSAAPLVTPSWRSLRDRSFGRVVLVSGVLGVLTISDGFLYLSLQQRDSFAATWFPLLFVGTNVAYLALAVPFGRLSDRLGRARVLVGGHVLLVGAYLLAALPSGGLGLTVACLVALGAFYAATDGVLAALTSQLVPAGARARGLATAQTVQAVARFGSSLVFGALWTGLGRGPAVVAVAAALAVAVVACGWLLRGLGATAAAPEAAA; via the coding sequence GTGTACCTCAGCGAGCGCCCACGGACCGAGGCCGGGCGCCGGGCGCCTGCGCCGGACCACGAGGGCGAGCAGCGCCGGGACCGGCGTCGCGGTGTCGGCGGCACGGTCGTCCTGCTGGGACTCGTCAGCCTGCTCACCGACATCTCCTCGGAGTCGGTGTCGGCCGTCCTGCCGCTCTACCTCACGGCCGTGCTGGGGCTCTCGCCCCTCGCCTACGGTTTCGTCGACGGCCTCTACCAGGGCGTGAGCGCGCTCGTGCGGATCCTGGGCGGATGGCTCTCGGACCGGGCCGACCGTCCCAAGTGGGTGGCCTTCGCCGGCTACGGGCTGTCGGCCGCGACCAAGGTGTTCCTCCTGCTGGCGCAGGGGCTCGGGGCCGTGACGACCGTGATCACGCTCGACCGGCTCGGCAAGGGCCTGCGGACCGCTCCACGGGACGCGATCATCGCGGCGTCGGCACCGCAGCACGCGCTGGGCCGCGCCTTCGGGGTGCACCGCGCGCTCGACACCACGGGTGCGGCGATCGGCCCGCTCCTGGCGTTCTCGATCCTGTGGTTCGTCCCCGGCGACTACCGCGGGGTCTTCCTCGCGTCGCTGGCCGCCGCCGTGCTCGGCCTGGCGCTGCTCGGCCTGATGGTGCCCGACCTGCGGCCGCGTCGCCGGGCCGCAGCCGCGCCGTCGGCCGCTCCGCTGGTGACCCCGTCGTGGCGATCGTTGCGCGACCGGTCCTTCGGACGCGTCGTCCTCGTCTCCGGGGTGCTCGGCGTGCTCACGATCAGCGACGGCTTCCTCTACCTGTCGCTGCAGCAGCGGGACTCCTTCGCCGCGACGTGGTTCCCGCTGCTCTTCGTGGGCACCAACGTCGCCTACCTCGCGCTGGCTGTGCCGTTCGGCCGGCTCTCCGACCGGCTCGGCCGGGCCCGGGTGCTCGTGGGCGGCCACGTCCTGCTCGTCGGCGCCTACCTGCTCGCCGCACTGCCCTCCGGCGGCCTCGGGCTGACCGTCGCCTGCCTCGTGGCGCTCGGCGCGTTCTACGCGGCCACCGACGGGGTGCTCGCGGCCCTGACCTCCCAGCTGGTCCCGGCCGGCGCCCGGGCCCGCGGCCTCGCGACCGCCCAGACCGTGCAGGCCGTGGCACGGTTCGGGTCCTCCCTGGTCTTCGGGGCGTTGTGGACCGGGCTGGGACGCGGCCCGGCCGTGGTCGCCGTCGCCGCCGCCCTCGCCGTCGCGGTCGTCGCCTGCGGCTGGCTGCTGCGGGGGCTGGGCGCCACCGCGGCCGCGCCGGAGGCGGCCGCGTGA
- a CDS encoding DUF5709 domain-containing protein codes for MSDQPGVESIEDDATGSYSVDDAVDAGMGQGELLDTSEGDNEPWSPPDMQPRGTEWGTTAAEQEQGESLEQRIMQEEPDPATAYGAPDNESGLDEDPRDRVGGDDPDSIAAEDDFVGDAEVGDAAAGELVEPDEGVREDTEKDLDASEAGLPEGPEESAIHIVED; via the coding sequence ATGAGCGACCAGCCAGGAGTGGAGAGCATCGAGGACGACGCGACCGGCAGCTACAGCGTCGACGACGCCGTGGACGCGGGCATGGGACAGGGCGAGCTGCTCGACACCAGCGAGGGCGACAACGAGCCCTGGTCGCCCCCGGACATGCAGCCGCGGGGCACGGAGTGGGGCACCACCGCGGCCGAGCAGGAGCAGGGCGAGTCCCTCGAGCAGCGGATCATGCAGGAGGAGCCCGACCCGGCGACGGCCTACGGCGCGCCGGACAACGAGTCCGGGCTCGACGAGGACCCGCGGGACCGCGTCGGCGGGGACGACCCCGACTCGATCGCGGCCGAGGACGACTTCGTCGGTGACGCCGAGGTCGGTGACGCCGCCGCCGGTGAGCTGGTCGAGCCGGACGAGGGCGTGCGCGAGGACACCGAGAAAGACCTCGACGCCAGCGAGGCAGGCCTCCCCGAGGGACCCGAGGAGAGCGCGATCCACATCGTCGAGGACTGA